A DNA window from Comamonas sp. 26 contains the following coding sequences:
- a CDS encoding DUF2147 domain-containing protein translates to MKKINALAALVLVAGGMSTAMAQMSPVGTWRSMDEKENTPKAQVKITEAGGIVSGKVEALLRKGADPNQLCTECKDELKDKPMVGMTLISGVKKAEGKEVWEGGKILDPENGKTYTVRLTPIEDGKKLEVRGSIGPFWRTQTWVRVQ, encoded by the coding sequence ATGAAGAAAATTAATGCGCTGGCAGCTCTTGTTTTGGTAGCGGGTGGCATGTCCACTGCAATGGCGCAGATGTCGCCCGTAGGCACCTGGCGCAGCATGGACGAAAAGGAAAACACACCCAAGGCGCAGGTGAAGATCACCGAAGCGGGGGGCATCGTCTCCGGCAAGGTTGAAGCGCTGCTGCGCAAAGGCGCTGACCCCAATCAGCTGTGCACCGAGTGCAAGGACGAGCTGAAAGACAAGCCCATGGTGGGCATGACGCTGATCAGCGGCGTCAAAAAGGCCGAGGGCAAGGAAGTCTGGGAGGGCGGCAAGATTCTCGACCCCGAAAACGGCAAGACCTACACCGTGAGGCTGACGCCTATCGAAGACGGCAAAAAGCTGGAAGTGCGCGGCTCCATCGGCCCCTTCTGGCGCACGCAGACCTGGGTCCGCGTTCAATAA
- a CDS encoding 3-hydroxyacyl-CoA dehydrogenase/enoyl-CoA hydratase family protein produces the protein MSRFNVKKVAVLGAGVMGAQIAAHLVNVKVPVILFDLPAKEGSKSGIAERAIANLKKLKPSPIGVADDVDLIQPANYEEHMKLLKGCDLVIEAIAERMDWKLDLYHKVAPFVAKHALVASNTSGLSITKLSEALPDAIKPRFCGIHFFNPPRYMQLVELINTPTTQPEVLDQLETFVTAVLGKGVVRAHDTPNFIANRIGIAGMLSTMKQAENFGLNFDVVDDLTGKKLGRASSGTFRTADVVGLDTMAHVIKTMQENLNEQSDPFFANFGTPKVLQKLLDLGFLGNKTKQGFYKRVGRETMQFELDSEDYIPAGGKADEVYGRMLKKPATERLKLLRNAEGKEGQFLWAILRDSFHYAAVHLEHIANCARDLDQAMRWGYGMQQGPFELWQDAGWLDVAKMVQEDIDAGKALCKAPLPQWVFEGPVAEAGGVHTANGSWSASQAQFVPRRVLPVYERQLFPEKLLGEANLPDWQSAGTTLAETKALRTWTLDGKVLIASIKNKMHAISPEVMEGLMEAVDVAESDFDGMVIWSGDSPFSVGADLEATMPAFVIGGADAIESIEQELQNLMLRLRYAQVPVVSAIHGLALGGGCEMAVYSARRVAHMESYIGLVEVGVGLVPGAGGLTYIARRAAENAATSTGKDLLPFLTEGFTAAAMAKVGTSALESRKLGYLLDSDIVVAHKDEVLFVAINEAKSMAASGWRAPLKRSFPVAGRSGQATIKGSLVNMRDGGFISEFDQYIAGMIANVVCGGDVDAGTLVDEAYLMKLERKAFCHLIAHPKTHERILGMLNTGKPVRN, from the coding sequence ATGTCCCGATTCAATGTGAAAAAAGTCGCCGTGCTGGGTGCGGGCGTGATGGGTGCGCAAATCGCCGCCCATCTGGTTAACGTCAAGGTACCGGTCATTTTGTTTGATCTGCCTGCCAAAGAAGGCTCCAAGAGCGGCATTGCAGAGCGCGCCATCGCCAATCTCAAAAAGCTCAAGCCCTCGCCCATTGGTGTGGCCGATGATGTGGATCTGATTCAGCCCGCTAATTACGAAGAGCACATGAAGCTGCTCAAGGGTTGCGATCTGGTCATCGAAGCCATTGCCGAGCGCATGGACTGGAAGCTGGACCTGTATCACAAGGTTGCCCCCTTTGTTGCCAAGCATGCGCTGGTGGCATCCAACACTTCGGGTCTGTCCATCACCAAGCTCAGCGAGGCTTTGCCCGATGCCATCAAGCCGCGTTTTTGCGGCATTCACTTCTTCAACCCGCCGCGCTATATGCAGCTGGTGGAGTTGATCAACACGCCCACGACCCAGCCCGAAGTGCTGGACCAGCTTGAAACCTTTGTGACCGCGGTGCTGGGCAAGGGTGTGGTGCGCGCGCATGACACGCCCAACTTCATCGCCAACCGCATTGGTATTGCGGGCATGCTTTCCACCATGAAGCAGGCCGAGAATTTTGGTTTGAACTTTGATGTGGTCGATGACCTCACAGGCAAAAAACTGGGCCGCGCATCAAGCGGTACCTTCCGCACTGCGGATGTGGTGGGCTTGGACACCATGGCTCACGTCATCAAGACCATGCAGGAGAACCTGAATGAGCAAAGCGATCCCTTCTTTGCTAACTTTGGCACACCAAAGGTGCTGCAAAAGCTGCTGGATCTCGGCTTTCTGGGTAATAAAACCAAGCAGGGCTTTTACAAGCGCGTGGGTCGTGAAACCATGCAGTTTGAGCTCGATAGCGAGGACTACATTCCCGCCGGTGGCAAGGCCGACGAGGTGTATGGCCGCATGCTCAAAAAGCCTGCAACTGAGCGCCTGAAACTACTGCGCAATGCCGAGGGCAAGGAAGGCCAGTTCCTCTGGGCCATTCTGCGCGACAGCTTCCACTACGCTGCCGTGCATCTTGAGCATATTGCCAACTGCGCACGTGATCTGGACCAAGCCATGCGCTGGGGCTATGGCATGCAACAAGGCCCGTTCGAGCTGTGGCAAGACGCTGGCTGGCTGGATGTGGCCAAGATGGTTCAGGAAGATATTGATGCAGGCAAGGCGTTGTGCAAGGCGCCGCTGCCCCAATGGGTGTTTGAAGGCCCGGTGGCCGAAGCCGGTGGCGTGCACACCGCCAATGGCTCGTGGAGCGCATCTCAGGCCCAATTTGTGCCGCGCCGCGTGCTGCCCGTGTACGAGCGTCAGCTCTTCCCTGAAAAGCTGCTGGGTGAAGCCAATCTGCCTGACTGGCAGAGCGCAGGTACAACGCTGGCCGAGACCAAGGCGCTGCGCACCTGGACTCTGGACGGCAAGGTGCTGATTGCCAGTATCAAGAACAAGATGCACGCCATCAGCCCCGAGGTCATGGAAGGTCTGATGGAGGCGGTGGACGTGGCCGAGAGCGACTTTGATGGCATGGTCATCTGGTCGGGCGACTCGCCTTTCAGCGTGGGGGCTGACCTTGAAGCCACCATGCCCGCCTTTGTGATTGGCGGCGCAGATGCCATTGAAAGCATCGAGCAAGAGCTGCAAAACCTGATGCTGCGCCTGCGTTATGCACAGGTGCCTGTGGTGTCGGCCATTCATGGGCTGGCGCTGGGCGGTGGCTGCGAAATGGCCGTGTACTCGGCCCGCCGCGTGGCGCATATGGAAAGCTATATCGGTCTGGTAGAAGTCGGCGTGGGTCTGGTGCCAGGCGCAGGCGGCCTGACCTATATCGCCCGCCGCGCTGCGGAAAATGCCGCCACCAGCACGGGTAAAGATTTGCTGCCCTTCCTCACCGAAGGATTCACAGCAGCCGCGATGGCCAAGGTGGGCACCAGCGCACTGGAGTCACGCAAGCTTGGCTACCTGCTGGACAGTGACATCGTGGTGGCCCACAAAGATGAAGTGCTGTTTGTGGCCATCAATGAAGCCAAGTCCATGGCAGCCAGCGGCTGGCGTGCACCGCTCAAGCGCAGCTTCCCCGTGGCGGGCCGCAGCGGTCAGGCCACTATCAAGGGCTCGCTGGTGAATATGCGCGACGGCGGCTTTATCAGCGAGTTTGACCAGTACATCGCAGGAATGATAGCCAACGTGGTGTGCGGCGGCGATGTGGATGCCGGAACGCTGGTGGATGAAGCCTATCTGATGAAGCTGGAGCGCAAGGCGTTCTGCCATTTGATTGCTCATCCTAAAACGCACGAGAGAATTCTCGGCATGCTCAACACCGGCAAGCCGGTGCGCAACTAA
- a CDS encoding acetyl-CoA C-acyltransferase — protein sequence MKQVQDAYIVAATRTPIGRSHKGFFRNYRPDDLLATTLKAALAQVPGLDPKAIEDIICGCAIPEGQQGLNVARIGAVLAGLPTSIGGITVNRFCASGLSAVAMAADRIRVGEADVMVAAGVESMSMVPMMGNSPSLSPTIFERDGDVGIAYGMGLTAEKVAQQWQVSREAQDAFSLESHRRAIAAQQAGEFADEITPIEVTDRTLNIATGEPVISTRTVSLDEGPRPDTSIEGLAKLRTVFAARGSVTAGNSSQTSDGAGALILASGDAVKRFGLTPLARFVSYASRGVPPSIMGIGPIEAIPAALRYAGLNQNGMDWIELNEAFAAQSLAVINTLNLDPSKVNPMGGAIALGHPLGATGAIRAATVVHALRRKQLKYGMVTMCVGMGQGAAGIFERV from the coding sequence ATGAAGCAAGTACAAGACGCCTACATCGTTGCCGCAACGCGCACGCCAATCGGTCGTTCCCATAAAGGCTTTTTCCGCAATTACCGTCCTGACGATCTGCTGGCCACTACGCTGAAAGCAGCGCTGGCGCAGGTTCCGGGTCTGGATCCCAAGGCTATTGAAGACATCATTTGTGGCTGCGCCATTCCTGAAGGCCAGCAAGGCCTGAATGTGGCGCGCATTGGTGCGGTGCTGGCGGGGCTGCCCACCAGCATTGGCGGCATTACCGTCAACCGCTTCTGTGCCTCGGGTTTGTCTGCCGTGGCCATGGCCGCTGACCGTATTCGTGTGGGCGAGGCCGATGTGATGGTTGCAGCCGGTGTGGAAAGCATGAGCATGGTGCCCATGATGGGTAACTCGCCCAGCCTGTCGCCCACGATCTTTGAGCGCGATGGCGATGTGGGCATTGCCTATGGCATGGGCCTGACGGCCGAGAAGGTGGCCCAGCAGTGGCAGGTCAGCCGTGAGGCGCAGGACGCGTTTTCGCTGGAGTCGCATCGCCGTGCTATTGCCGCCCAGCAGGCGGGTGAGTTTGCCGACGAAATCACGCCGATTGAAGTGACAGACCGCACGCTGAACATTGCCACGGGCGAGCCCGTTATCAGCACCCGCACCGTGAGCCTGGATGAAGGTCCGCGCCCAGATACCAGCATCGAAGGTCTGGCCAAGTTGCGCACCGTGTTTGCCGCACGCGGCTCTGTGACGGCAGGTAATAGCTCGCAGACCAGTGATGGTGCAGGCGCACTGATTCTGGCCAGCGGCGATGCCGTCAAGCGCTTTGGCCTGACGCCGCTGGCGCGTTTTGTGAGCTATGCGAGCAGAGGCGTTCCGCCCTCCATCATGGGCATTGGCCCGATTGAGGCCATCCCGGCGGCGCTGCGTTATGCCGGTCTCAACCAGAACGGCATGGACTGGATTGAGCTGAACGAGGCTTTTGCAGCCCAGTCTCTGGCGGTGATCAACACCCTCAATCTAGACCCCAGCAAGGTCAACCCCATGGGCGGTGCGATTGCACTGGGCCACCCCCTGGGGGCAACGGGTGCGATTCGTGCGGCTACCGTGGTGCATGCGCTGCGCCGCAAGCAGCTCAAGTACGGCATGGTGACCATGTGCGTGGGCATGGGTCAGGGCGCGGCCGGCATCTTCGAGCGCGTTTAA
- a CDS encoding alpha/beta fold hydrolase, which yields MQTAQQPEVQWTEMNLPISVGPAHLVLRQCQPTAAEALAQVVVAPAMGVQQSYYQPFARWLAEQGYGVTTFDYRGHGLSLQGRMRDTKADLLDWAKDCELVAAQLKKQFPDQALIWIGHSMGSQLPGLASIPLPINGLLSVASGSGYWRDNAAPTKRVIRLFWWGVAPLATWLYGSFPGRKLGMVGDLPAGVLWQWRRWCMNPRYAMGVEGEWAADAYAAAHYPLHALYMEDDEMMSLASVQSLVGWYRSAPSTLEHVSAALAPSGRIGHLGYFREEMAELLWRPLLPLLQSWRAGDRSPGKPLFGP from the coding sequence ATGCAGACCGCGCAGCAGCCTGAAGTGCAGTGGACGGAGATGAACCTGCCCATCTCTGTCGGTCCGGCCCATCTGGTGCTGCGCCAATGCCAGCCCACAGCGGCAGAGGCGCTGGCGCAGGTAGTGGTTGCTCCCGCCATGGGTGTGCAGCAAAGCTATTACCAGCCCTTTGCGCGCTGGCTTGCAGAGCAGGGTTATGGCGTGACCACGTTTGACTACCGCGGTCACGGCCTTTCGCTGCAAGGCCGTATGCGCGATACCAAGGCTGACCTGCTGGATTGGGCCAAGGATTGTGAGCTGGTGGCGGCGCAGCTCAAAAAGCAATTCCCCGATCAGGCCTTGATCTGGATTGGGCACAGCATGGGCTCGCAATTGCCGGGCCTGGCTTCAATACCTTTGCCCATTAATGGCTTGCTTTCCGTGGCCAGTGGCAGCGGCTACTGGCGCGATAACGCTGCGCCGACCAAACGCGTTATTCGACTTTTTTGGTGGGGCGTGGCGCCGCTGGCGACCTGGCTGTACGGCTCATTTCCGGGGCGCAAGCTGGGCATGGTGGGTGACTTGCCTGCAGGCGTGCTCTGGCAATGGCGGCGCTGGTGCATGAACCCGCGTTATGCCATGGGCGTTGAAGGCGAATGGGCGGCCGATGCCTATGCCGCTGCCCACTACCCGCTGCATGCTTTGTATATGGAAGACGACGAAATGATGTCGCTGGCCAGTGTGCAGTCGCTGGTGGGCTGGTACCGGAGTGCGCCCAGCACGCTGGAGCATGTGAGTGCGGCGCTTGCTCCGTCAGGGCGCATAGGCCATCTGGGGTATTTCAGAGAAGAGATGGCTGAGCTACTGTGGCGACCCCTGTTGCCATTGCTGCAGAGCTGGCGCGCGGGTGATCGAAGTCCTGGCAAACCCTTGTTTGGGCCGTAA
- a CDS encoding acyl-CoA thioesterase II has product MSTDLHPFDRAVALTATGVPNQYRGQASPDYWNMVGPYGGITAASLVQAMQQHPQCLGDPISITVNYAAAVGPGAFEIEANPVRTNRSTQHWILTVLQPDADGKMQVVTTATAVTAVRRETWSVNDMPMPAVKPAAEFERVPPLFKGVEWLARYEMRFVNGILPKEEDGSERDSLTQLWVRDNPPRPLDFASLAAVSDVFFPRAWLRRAKRVPAGTVSITVYFHAGREELAAVGDDLLLAQARGQEFRNGFFDQTAQLWSKSGQMLATSHQIVYYKE; this is encoded by the coding sequence ATGAGCACAGACCTCCACCCCTTTGATCGTGCCGTGGCCCTGACTGCCACGGGAGTGCCCAATCAGTATCGTGGGCAAGCATCGCCGGATTACTGGAACATGGTCGGGCCCTATGGCGGCATTACGGCTGCCAGTCTGGTTCAGGCCATGCAGCAGCATCCGCAATGTCTGGGGGACCCGATTTCCATCACCGTCAATTACGCTGCGGCGGTTGGTCCCGGTGCTTTCGAGATTGAGGCCAACCCGGTGCGCACCAACCGCTCGACCCAGCACTGGATTTTGACCGTGCTGCAGCCTGACGCAGACGGCAAGATGCAGGTGGTGACCACGGCTACCGCCGTAACCGCTGTGCGCCGCGAGACCTGGAGCGTGAACGATATGCCCATGCCTGCCGTCAAGCCAGCAGCAGAGTTTGAGCGTGTACCGCCTCTGTTCAAAGGTGTTGAGTGGCTCGCCCGCTACGAGATGCGTTTTGTGAACGGTATTTTGCCTAAAGAGGAAGACGGCTCAGAGCGTGACTCTCTGACGCAGCTGTGGGTGAGAGACAATCCGCCGCGTCCGCTGGATTTTGCGTCGCTGGCTGCGGTCTCTGACGTGTTCTTTCCGCGGGCGTGGCTGCGCCGCGCCAAACGCGTGCCGGCGGGCACGGTGTCCATCACCGTGTACTTTCATGCCGGGCGTGAGGAGCTGGCCGCTGTGGGCGATGACCTGCTGCTGGCGCAGGCGCGCGGGCAGGAGTTCCGCAACGGCTTTTTTGATCAGACAGCCCAGCTGTGGAGCAAGTCTGGCCAGATGCTGGCTACCAGCCACCAGATTGTTTATTACAAGGAATAA
- a CDS encoding enoyl-CoA hydratase, whose amino-acid sequence MSNTQDNQDILVHTEEGVCTITFNRAAKKNSFTEAMYMQMADALASAKADAGVRVVVFQGDIAIFSAGNDIADFLKQTSTPGAMGADAPVWRFLQEVSAFPKPLVAAVCGPAVGIGTTLLLHCDLVYAGDNAAFSLPFINLGVCPEAASSLLLPQMLGYHRAAEALLLGEPFMAEAALEVGLVNRVVPPNECNGVAQAQAKKLARKPLSSLIETKRLMKGGQAKAVSERIAEEGAVFARMLREPAAKEALTSFMEKRHPDFSNC is encoded by the coding sequence ATGAGCAATACCCAGGATAACCAGGACATTCTGGTGCACACCGAAGAGGGCGTCTGCACCATCACCTTCAACCGCGCAGCGAAGAAAAACTCCTTCACCGAAGCCATGTACATGCAGATGGCAGATGCGCTGGCATCGGCCAAGGCCGATGCAGGCGTGCGCGTGGTGGTGTTCCAGGGTGATATCGCCATCTTCAGCGCGGGCAACGATATTGCAGACTTTCTCAAGCAAACCTCGACCCCCGGTGCCATGGGGGCTGATGCCCCGGTATGGCGTTTTCTGCAGGAAGTCTCGGCCTTCCCCAAGCCACTGGTTGCCGCTGTCTGTGGCCCGGCAGTAGGCATTGGTACAACGCTGCTGCTGCATTGCGACCTGGTTTATGCGGGCGACAACGCGGCCTTCTCGCTGCCCTTCATCAACCTGGGTGTCTGCCCCGAAGCCGCATCCAGCTTGCTGCTGCCGCAAATGCTGGGCTACCACCGAGCGGCCGAGGCGTTGCTGCTGGGCGAGCCCTTCATGGCTGAAGCCGCACTGGAAGTGGGACTGGTCAACCGCGTGGTGCCCCCTAACGAATGCAATGGCGTGGCACAGGCACAGGCCAAGAAGCTGGCGCGCAAGCCCCTGTCTTCGCTGATCGAAACCAAGCGCCTGATGAAGGGCGGCCAGGCCAAGGCTGTGAGCGAGCGCATTGCGGAAGAGGGTGCTGTCTTCGCCCGCATGCTGCGTGAGCCTGCCGCCAAAGAAGCGCTGACATCTTTTATGGAAAAACGCCACCCGGATTTCAGCAACTGCTGA
- a CDS encoding thioesterase family protein codes for MTAQVSPAPKTRKNIQSELVQFEPEFLAGLHEIFEKRVAFNQTIGLKIGEISPTLVHGHIAMRPELIGHEAYERIHGGVISAGLDSMGGLAVMAAIAARHMDDTPMQRLQRFSRLGTIDLRVDYLRPGIGKEFLLTAKVIRLGSRVANTQMEFLSADGELLSMGTAAYIVS; via the coding sequence ATGACAGCTCAGGTCTCACCCGCCCCTAAGACTCGCAAGAATATTCAGTCAGAGCTGGTTCAGTTCGAGCCTGAATTTCTCGCCGGTCTGCACGAGATTTTTGAAAAGCGTGTGGCATTCAATCAGACCATCGGCCTCAAGATCGGTGAAATCTCACCAACCCTGGTACATGGCCATATCGCCATGCGACCTGAATTGATAGGGCACGAGGCCTATGAGCGCATTCATGGCGGCGTCATCAGCGCGGGGCTGGACTCGATGGGCGGTCTGGCGGTAATGGCCGCTATTGCCGCCCGCCATATGGATGACACCCCCATGCAGCGCCTGCAGCGCTTTTCCCGGCTGGGCACGATTGATTTGCGTGTCGACTATCTGCGCCCTGGTATTGGCAAGGAATTCTTGCTCACCGCCAAGGTGATTCGCCTGGGCTCACGCGTTGCCAATACCCAGATGGAGTTTCTGTCTGCTGATGGTGAATTGTTGTCCATGGGTACAGCTGCCTATATCGTTTCTTGA
- a CDS encoding polymer-forming cytoskeletal protein: protein MAVQNPFFGKRENDTFSSRNSATGMPSAGTLSSSGLGVPPSSNMRPSTPPAAPVAEATGGSQLTVGPNIKLKGVEITDCDTLVVEGTVEATMNSRVIKIAENGAFHGTAEIDIAEIHGRFDGSLTVREKLVIYGSGKVSGKIRYGKVVIEEGGELTGQIEAGTGFSAAASSASAASSRGKSISTLSTSPLSAVASTSEAAGIAAVA, encoded by the coding sequence ATGGCTGTGCAAAACCCGTTCTTCGGTAAACGAGAAAACGATACTTTTTCTTCCCGCAATTCCGCGACAGGGATGCCTTCGGCAGGTACTTTGAGCAGCTCTGGACTGGGCGTGCCGCCCTCCAGCAATATGCGCCCGTCAACGCCGCCTGCTGCTCCTGTGGCTGAGGCAACGGGTGGCAGCCAGCTCACTGTGGGCCCCAACATCAAGCTCAAGGGCGTGGAAATTACCGACTGCGACACTCTGGTCGTCGAAGGCACGGTTGAGGCGACCATGAACTCCCGCGTCATCAAGATTGCCGAGAACGGTGCCTTTCACGGCACAGCAGAAATTGATATTGCCGAAATTCATGGCCGCTTTGATGGCTCGTTGACTGTGCGTGAGAAGCTGGTGATCTATGGTTCCGGCAAAGTCAGCGGCAAGATTCGCTACGGCAAGGTCGTGATCGAAGAGGGTGGTGAGCTGACAGGCCAGATTGAAGCCGGTACAGGCTTTTCAGCCGCAGCCAGCAGTGCAAGCGCAGCAAGCAGCCGGGGCAAATCCATCAGCACGCTCAGCACCAGCCCTCTGAGCGCGGTTGCCAGTACGTCAGAGGCAGCAGGCATCGCCGCCGTTGCCTGA
- a CDS encoding acyl-CoA thioesterase translates to MPPRPNLPPQPLPEDKELVLKVVPMPADVNANGDIFGGWVMAQVDLAGSVLPQRISHTRMVTVAVNEFIFKQPVRVGDILSFYAGVLHVGRTSVTVNVEVFAERFSDQGKFVKVTEARLTYVAIDATGKPQALPDTEQTRAWREAIQSQEQSAPQKS, encoded by the coding sequence ATGCCTCCTCGTCCCAACCTCCCCCCTCAGCCTTTGCCCGAAGACAAGGAGCTGGTTCTCAAAGTCGTCCCCATGCCTGCCGATGTCAACGCCAATGGCGACATCTTTGGTGGCTGGGTTATGGCTCAGGTGGACTTGGCAGGTTCGGTGCTGCCCCAGCGTATCAGCCACACCCGCATGGTGACCGTGGCGGTTAACGAATTCATCTTCAAGCAACCCGTACGCGTGGGTGACATTCTGTCCTTCTACGCTGGTGTGCTGCATGTGGGCCGTACTTCGGTCACGGTGAATGTGGAAGTGTTTGCCGAGCGTTTCTCGGATCAGGGCAAGTTCGTCAAAGTGACCGAGGCCCGCCTCACCTATGTGGCCATTGATGCCACCGGCAAGCCACAGGCCCTGCCCGATACCGAACAGACCCGCGCATGGCGCGAAGCCATTCAGTCGCAGGAGCAGAGCGCGCCTCAGAAAAGCTGA
- a CDS encoding ABC transporter ATP-binding protein/permease, which translates to MRSRPHTTPEEAAVAAPNPDSATLRRLLPYILQYKWRVLAALLFMLGAKLANVGVPVLLKHLVDALDIKPGQAQAVLVVPVGLLLAYGLLRFSTTMFTELRDLVFAKATQGTSRSIALSTFQHLHALGLRFHLERQTGGMTRDIERGVRSTESLISYSLYSILPTLIEMGLVLGILAVRFDAWFAIITLAALVFYITFTVTVTEWRTRFRKEANAQESAAHTKAIDSLLNYETVKYFNNEEFEAARYDENLEKLRRVRLKSQTTLSMLNAGQQLIIGTALVAILWRATQGVVDGRLTLGDLVMINAFMIQLYIPLNFLGVIYREIKQSLTDLNRMFTLMDQDREVADAPNAQPLPLNGQPPEVRFENVQFAYDPARPILHDLSFTIPAGKTVAVVGPSGSGKSTLARLLFRFYDVQAGNVRIAGQDIRDVTQTSVRRAVGIVPQDTVLFNDTVEYNIAYGQPGASHDQVVAAAKAARIHDFIVATPQGYETRVGERGLKLSGGEKQRVAIARTLLKNPPILIFDEATSALDSANERAIQNELRSAAQGKTSLVIAHRLSTVVEAHEILVMDSGRIIERGTHDELLAAGGRYASMWNMQNAGEVTDA; encoded by the coding sequence ATGCGTTCACGGCCACATACAACCCCTGAAGAAGCCGCAGTAGCGGCGCCCAACCCCGACTCGGCCACGCTGCGCCGCCTCCTCCCCTACATCCTGCAATACAAGTGGCGCGTGCTGGCGGCGCTGCTGTTCATGCTGGGCGCCAAACTAGCCAACGTGGGCGTGCCAGTCCTGCTCAAGCATCTGGTCGATGCGCTGGACATAAAGCCCGGCCAGGCCCAGGCGGTGCTGGTCGTGCCCGTGGGGCTGCTGCTGGCCTATGGTCTGCTGCGCTTTTCCACCACCATGTTTACCGAGCTGCGCGACCTGGTCTTTGCCAAGGCCACGCAGGGCACTTCGCGCTCGATTGCACTTTCGACTTTTCAGCATCTGCATGCGTTGGGCCTGCGCTTTCACCTGGAGCGTCAGACCGGCGGCATGACACGCGATATCGAGCGCGGCGTGCGCAGCACGGAATCGCTGATCTCGTACTCGCTGTACTCCATCCTGCCCACGCTGATCGAAATGGGGCTGGTGCTGGGCATTCTGGCTGTGCGTTTTGACGCCTGGTTTGCCATCATTACGCTGGCAGCGCTGGTGTTCTACATCACCTTCACCGTCACGGTGACCGAGTGGCGCACGCGCTTTCGCAAAGAAGCCAATGCGCAGGAGTCTGCGGCGCACACCAAAGCCATTGATTCGCTGCTGAACTACGAGACCGTCAAGTACTTCAACAACGAAGAGTTTGAAGCTGCACGCTACGACGAAAACCTGGAAAAGCTGCGCCGTGTGCGCCTGAAGAGCCAGACCACGCTGTCCATGCTCAATGCAGGTCAGCAGCTCATTATTGGTACTGCGCTGGTCGCTATTTTGTGGCGCGCCACGCAAGGTGTGGTCGATGGTCGCCTGACCTTGGGTGATCTGGTCATGATCAACGCCTTCATGATTCAGCTCTATATTCCGCTCAATTTCCTGGGCGTTATCTACCGAGAGATCAAGCAGAGCCTGACCGATCTGAACCGCATGTTCACGCTGATGGATCAAGACCGCGAGGTGGCCGATGCCCCCAATGCACAGCCGCTGCCGCTGAATGGACAACCGCCTGAAGTGCGCTTTGAAAACGTGCAGTTTGCGTACGACCCGGCACGTCCCATCCTGCACGATCTGAGCTTCACGATTCCGGCAGGAAAAACGGTGGCCGTGGTGGGGCCCTCTGGCTCGGGCAAGAGCACGCTGGCGCGACTGCTGTTCCGCTTCTATGACGTGCAGGCTGGTAATGTGCGTATTGCTGGCCAAGATATTCGCGATGTGACCCAAACCAGTGTGCGCCGTGCCGTGGGTATCGTGCCGCAAGACACCGTGCTGTTCAACGATACGGTGGAATACAACATTGCCTACGGCCAGCCCGGTGCCTCGCATGATCAAGTCGTAGCCGCCGCCAAAGCCGCGCGTATTCACGACTTTATTGTGGCTACGCCGCAGGGTTATGAAACGCGCGTGGGTGAACGCGGCCTCAAACTCTCTGGCGGTGAGAAGCAGCGCGTGGCCATTGCCCGTACATTGCTGAAAAATCCGCCCATTCTGATTTTTGATGAGGCCACATCGGCCTTGGACAGCGCCAATGAACGTGCCATTCAAAATGAGCTGCGCAGCGCTGCGCAAGGCAAGACATCGCTGGTGATTGCGCACCGTTTATCTACCGTGGTTGAAGCGCATGAAATTCTGGTTATGGACAGCGGCCGCATCATCGAGCGCGGAACGCATGACGAGTTGCTGGCTGCAGGTGGGCGCTACGCCAGCATGTGGAATATGCAGAACGCCGGTGAGGTGACGGACGCCTGA